The following are from one region of the Paenibacillus sp. KS-LC4 genome:
- a CDS encoding endospore germination permease: MKSYVGKQITLFQFIAIISGSQVSVAVLSLPKRLAEAADTDGWIALIIGWGLSLIAGLSIVHIMKFHPNGNLFDLLSEYIGKWAGKLAALLFALYFLYLMYDGLVRTILVTKTWLLPTTQSFILMPLLLIPAYSIVRHGIRNVARYAELVIWMSLWIPIIYLFTLKHAHWLYLLPIVKNGWMPVLAAVKSTIYPMLGMVEIFVIYPHLKYKQYAGKGIVIANSITALLYLFVTLTCYVYFSPEENKLYNDPVISVLKSIEFKFIERIEVPFIAFYLFIFSLIWVPTIYLVSFCTAWLFKQDSIIVPLRVLIISIAIGTYFYFPTYNVSTYLANTLNSVGFIAEYIFPICMLSFLWLSKLWRKERSSP, encoded by the coding sequence ATGAAAAGCTACGTGGGGAAGCAAATCACGCTATTCCAGTTCATTGCCATCATTTCCGGCAGCCAGGTCAGCGTCGCGGTACTAAGCTTGCCCAAACGGCTAGCAGAAGCGGCAGACACCGACGGCTGGATTGCTCTCATTATCGGTTGGGGGCTAAGCCTGATTGCCGGGCTCTCAATTGTTCATATCATGAAGTTTCATCCGAATGGCAACTTATTCGACCTGTTATCGGAGTATATAGGGAAATGGGCAGGAAAGCTGGCCGCTCTGCTGTTTGCGCTCTACTTTCTCTACTTGATGTATGATGGGCTTGTGCGCACAATTCTCGTTACCAAGACTTGGCTTCTGCCTACTACACAGTCGTTCATACTCATGCCGCTTCTGCTCATTCCCGCCTATTCCATTGTCAGACATGGCATCCGCAACGTGGCAAGATATGCCGAGCTTGTCATATGGATGTCGCTTTGGATACCCATTATCTACTTGTTTACGTTAAAGCATGCTCACTGGCTGTATTTGCTGCCTATTGTCAAAAACGGCTGGATGCCCGTGCTGGCAGCGGTAAAATCAACGATTTATCCAATGCTGGGCATGGTCGAAATTTTTGTAATATATCCGCATCTAAAATACAAGCAATATGCGGGTAAAGGTATTGTAATCGCCAACTCCATTACGGCACTCCTCTACCTGTTCGTCACGCTTACCTGCTATGTTTATTTCAGTCCCGAAGAAAACAAGCTGTATAATGATCCAGTCATCAGCGTATTAAAGTCCATTGAGTTTAAATTTATTGAACGCATTGAGGTTCCTTTCATTGCCTTCTACCTATTCATCTTTTCACTCATTTGGGTTCCGACGATTTATCTGGTGTCCTTCTGCACGGCTTGGCTATTCAAGCAGGACAGCATTATCGTTCCGCTTCGAGTGCTTATTATATCAATTGCTATTGGGACGTATTTTTATTTTCCCACCTATAATGTCAGCACCTATCTAGCCAACACATTAAACTCGGTCGGCTTTATCGCGGAATACATTTTCCCAATATGCATGCTTAGTTTTTTGTGGTTAAGCAAGCTTTGGCGAAAAGAAAGGAGCAGTCCATGA
- a CDS encoding metal-dependent hydrolase translates to MQIIYHGHSAVQLTTGDKSLIIDPFISGNGQAVTKPEDIKVNAVLLTHAHQDHILDAAPIAKGNAAPVVANFELAAYMSWKGVQTIPMNIGGTVNLGFAQAKMVPAIHTSGIIDEEKQTITYGGLASGFIIRSEGLTILHAGDTALFSDMKLIGDQEVIDVAFIPIGDQFTMGPEEALQAAEWYRAKLIIPIHYNTFEPIRQDAESFVQALEARGLNGKVLAPGDKLDITKQA, encoded by the coding sequence ATGCAAATTATTTATCATGGTCATTCTGCTGTGCAGCTCACAACAGGGGACAAGTCACTGATTATTGATCCGTTTATTAGCGGAAATGGGCAGGCGGTTACGAAACCCGAGGATATTAAAGTGAATGCTGTCCTACTGACACATGCTCATCAAGATCATATTTTGGATGCTGCGCCAATAGCTAAAGGCAATGCTGCGCCTGTTGTAGCTAATTTTGAGCTTGCGGCTTATATGTCATGGAAAGGCGTGCAGACCATACCGATGAATATCGGAGGCACCGTCAATTTAGGCTTTGCGCAGGCGAAAATGGTGCCGGCTATCCACACGTCGGGCATTATTGATGAAGAAAAGCAGACGATTACATACGGAGGCCTTGCTTCGGGCTTTATTATTCGCTCTGAAGGGCTGACGATCCTCCATGCCGGCGATACTGCTTTATTCAGCGATATGAAGCTGATTGGCGATCAAGAGGTTATTGATGTTGCCTTTATCCCTATCGGCGATCAGTTTACAATGGGGCCGGAGGAAGCGCTGCAAGCAGCGGAATGGTACCGGGCGAAGCTCATCATTCCGATTCACTATAATACGTTTGAGCCCATCAGGCAGGATGCTGAAAGCTTTGTGCAGGCTCTTGAAGCACGAGGCCTTAATGGCAAAGTGCTGGCGCCGGGCGACAAGCTCGACATCACAAAGCAGGCGTAA
- a CDS encoding Ger(x)C family spore germination protein, translating to MSLNLARTVVIMILSLFLSSCSDQLNLENANIPLVLGMDLDKNEKFHFYITAPVFSNNIKKKSNELTGMAKTLRQSKAAQDAQSSGATQGRNYQVILIGKRMMNYEGWFNMLDVIYRDARNTITDRVIVVDGSVPEMLYLNPPDQPMLPILLRGMVDSTSSRSETVSTTAHELHRQFTDLGITPYVSQVKIIGGKVRLQGTALISKAGLYKGTLDAQETVLLRILHKNAEPGFSLSYQLPQEPQKSPFATNMVSFTAGKVKTKIKTGFQNNRFKYDIKVSLVVGLSEHLFPFDVYHDSKQLEKMIEEQLTAQFNALIAKIQKLKIDPIGLGIYARAYEYKKFKKVEDEWGEVLSRADIHISTKVKISAMGPIK from the coding sequence ATGAGCCTTAACCTTGCTCGAACGGTTGTAATTATGATATTGTCTCTTTTCCTTTCCAGCTGCAGCGATCAGCTTAATTTGGAAAATGCGAATATCCCGCTTGTGCTTGGAATGGATTTGGATAAAAACGAGAAATTCCATTTTTATATAACTGCACCTGTGTTCAGCAACAACATTAAAAAAAAGAGCAACGAATTAACAGGCATGGCGAAAACCCTGCGGCAGTCCAAAGCTGCACAGGATGCTCAAAGCTCAGGCGCAACACAAGGCCGAAATTACCAGGTTATATTAATTGGCAAGCGAATGATGAATTATGAGGGCTGGTTCAACATGCTTGATGTCATCTACCGCGATGCCCGAAATACAATAACGGATCGGGTCATTGTCGTGGATGGATCTGTGCCTGAAATGCTGTATTTGAATCCGCCAGACCAGCCTATGCTCCCTATTTTGCTGCGCGGCATGGTTGATTCTACGAGCTCCCGCTCAGAAACGGTTAGCACGACCGCACATGAGCTTCACAGACAATTTACAGACCTGGGAATTACCCCTTATGTATCACAGGTCAAAATCATTGGCGGGAAGGTGCGGCTTCAGGGGACGGCGCTTATTTCAAAAGCAGGCTTGTACAAGGGTACCCTCGATGCCCAAGAAACCGTGCTGCTGCGCATCCTGCATAAAAATGCAGAGCCGGGCTTCAGCCTATCCTATCAACTGCCGCAGGAACCGCAAAAATCTCCCTTTGCAACTAATATGGTCAGCTTTACTGCTGGCAAGGTCAAAACTAAAATAAAAACGGGCTTTCAAAACAACCGCTTCAAATATGATATTAAAGTGAGCTTAGTAGTTGGCCTCTCTGAGCATCTGTTTCCCTTCGATGTTTATCATGACAGCAAGCAGCTTGAAAAAATGATTGAGGAGCAGTTAACCGCTCAGTTCAACGCGCTTATTGCCAAAATCCAAAAGCTCAAAATTGATCCGATTGGGCTAGGCATATATGCGAGGGCGTATGAATATAAAAAATTCAAAAAAGTAGAGGATGAGTGGGGAGAGGTGCTGTCACGGGCCGATATCCATATTTCCACCAAGGTAAAAATCTCCGCAATGGGGCCGATAAAATAA
- a CDS encoding spore germination protein, which yields MPDYKTEQNKPHSDCISSDLQHNLAKIQQLFTETPDMITRHLTIKQSGRQAVLIYIDGLNDKAAINDDVLRPLQQELGEDSQEIAVTVGHVGHLSSWEQAELAFFQGNSLLFIDGEEQAYALDTKGWPQRNIEDPQLESSLKGAHQGFLESGDLNIALIRRYIPHRGLKIKRIMVGERGRTIVSIMYIEDIANEKYMAELERRIRQIKVDAIINTGELCEFIEDNPFSLFPQLITTERPDTTASQLLQGRCAVVVDRSPNVLIAPVTFMSFFQNIDDYSSRWTIATFLRLLRMFAFITAAFLPAIYISVVSYHFEIIPLKLLLTLGESRGQVPFPPFVEAILMETTLELLREAGIRLPAPVGQTVGIVGGIVIGQAVVQAGLISNVMVIVVAFTAISSFILPNYDMVAAVRLIRFILMILASMFGFVGLVIGFMTMFGHIIALKSLGTSYGSPIAPVRLADLKDTLIRVPLWLMDKRPLSTAPKQSKRQRQSRVQGDEE from the coding sequence ATGCCTGATTACAAAACCGAGCAAAACAAACCGCATAGCGATTGCATCAGCAGCGATTTACAGCATAATCTCGCAAAAATTCAGCAGCTTTTTACAGAAACGCCCGATATGATTACCCGCCACCTGACTATTAAGCAATCTGGCAGGCAGGCTGTTCTGATCTACATCGACGGTTTAAATGACAAAGCGGCGATCAATGATGACGTTCTACGTCCCCTGCAGCAAGAGCTTGGCGAGGATAGCCAGGAAATTGCTGTCACTGTTGGCCATGTGGGGCATTTGTCCAGCTGGGAGCAAGCGGAGCTTGCATTTTTTCAGGGAAATAGCCTCTTATTTATTGATGGAGAAGAGCAAGCCTATGCTCTCGATACAAAGGGATGGCCGCAGCGCAATATTGAAGATCCCCAGCTCGAATCATCGCTGAAGGGCGCGCATCAGGGCTTTCTGGAGTCAGGCGATTTGAATATTGCCCTCATTCGGCGTTATATTCCCCACCGCGGACTCAAAATCAAACGGATTATGGTCGGCGAAAGAGGACGAACGATCGTTTCGATCATGTACATAGAGGATATCGCAAATGAAAAATATATGGCGGAGCTGGAGCGGCGAATTCGGCAAATCAAAGTCGATGCCATCATAAATACAGGTGAGCTGTGCGAGTTTATCGAGGATAATCCTTTCTCACTGTTTCCGCAGCTCATCACGACGGAGCGCCCCGACACGACCGCTTCCCAGCTGCTCCAAGGACGCTGTGCGGTTGTCGTCGACCGTTCCCCGAACGTGTTGATTGCTCCCGTTACCTTTATGTCCTTCTTTCAAAATATTGACGATTACAGCTCGCGCTGGACGATTGCAACCTTTCTTCGCCTGCTGCGTATGTTCGCTTTTATTACAGCTGCCTTTTTGCCCGCCATCTATATATCAGTCGTATCCTATCACTTTGAGATCATTCCGCTCAAGCTGCTGCTCACGCTCGGGGAATCCAGAGGGCAGGTTCCCTTCCCCCCGTTCGTTGAAGCTATTCTAATGGAAACTACGCTAGAGCTGCTTAGGGAAGCTGGGATCCGTCTGCCTGCGCCGGTCGGCCAAACCGTTGGCATTGTCGGCGGTATCGTCATTGGACAGGCGGTCGTGCAGGCAGGACTGATTAGTAACGTCATGGTTATCGTTGTCGCCTTTACCGCCATCTCCTCCTTTATTTTGCCTAACTATGACATGGTCGCGGCGGTGCGGCTTATCCGCTTCATTTTAATGATATTGGCCTCCATGTTTGGATTCGTTGGCCTTGTCATTGGTTTTATGACGATGTTTGGTCATATTATAGCCCTTAAATCACTGGGTACCTCCTATGGCAGCCCTATCGCTCCTGTGAGACTAGCCGATTTGAAGGATACGCTTATCCGCGTCCCGCTCTGGCTCATGGACAAGCGCCCGCTTAGCACGGCACCCAAACAATCCAAACGACAACGACAAAGCCGAGTTCAGGGGGATGAAGAATGA
- a CDS encoding helix-turn-helix domain-containing protein → MTIFLTDILLEIKQAGQATSSPSWAYGSQPLSGHTLLHAAKGKGELIINGKQEKLARDGYYIFSPNTTVELSLHTTAPVELSWVIFDLFRLKEQGEHQRTYERELEFPVEGLIRLKGSRFKRLLYLLTAEDSGMDESSRFLGQHYLQELLNGVIAHAAPMAANDLEKRLELTLRYMQSHFREDIRVDKLADIAQLHPSYYSQVFKKVMNKTPVAFLTDLRMNKAKELLLLTDKPIHDIAGDVGYGDEFYFSRRFKATSGYAPTVYTRNRDLKISSLSYAYTDHLFTLGVDLCAAQVHPHLPIVTRELELPKHAVDHWEIGRQTFLEVQPDLFVCKDNVLAKALKHVNDVAPIVGIPWTTMDIYSHMHELAELTGKQEAARKWRDRHERKALQLRRSLMRSLSIGTTATICVARQEELRIYGTRNIGHVLYRSLQLSPPAKIREKLQQHAPGTGFNWVSITPEELAGYEADYLFLAFSNEAEHKLLVALLKTSPVWKSFPAVKNNRVYFLDKTKWIVYAPYGIDLQMEEVGQLLLSPNRLSL, encoded by the coding sequence ATGACGATATTTTTGACCGATATTTTATTGGAAATTAAACAAGCCGGGCAAGCCACTTCCTCCCCAAGCTGGGCGTATGGCAGTCAACCTCTATCCGGCCATACGCTGCTGCACGCAGCAAAAGGCAAGGGGGAGCTCATTATAAACGGAAAACAAGAGAAGCTTGCCCGCGATGGTTATTATATTTTTTCACCCAATACGACAGTGGAGCTATCTCTCCATACAACTGCTCCAGTGGAGCTAAGCTGGGTGATTTTTGATTTATTCCGCTTGAAGGAGCAGGGCGAGCATCAGCGGACTTACGAGCGCGAGCTGGAGTTTCCGGTGGAGGGACTTATTAGGCTCAAAGGAAGCCGCTTCAAGCGGCTGCTCTATTTGCTGACGGCTGAAGATAGCGGTATGGACGAGAGCAGCCGGTTTCTGGGGCAGCATTATTTGCAAGAGCTGCTGAACGGTGTTATTGCACATGCGGCTCCTATGGCAGCTAATGATTTGGAAAAGCGGCTGGAGCTGACGCTGCGCTATATGCAGTCTCATTTTCGCGAGGATATTCGAGTGGACAAGCTTGCTGATATTGCCCAGCTGCACCCGTCCTATTATTCACAGGTGTTCAAGAAGGTAATGAATAAGACGCCGGTCGCTTTTTTGACCGATTTGCGTATGAACAAGGCGAAGGAACTGCTGCTCCTGACCGATAAGCCAATTCATGATATCGCTGGTGATGTTGGCTATGGAGACGAATTTTATTTTAGCCGCCGTTTTAAGGCAACGAGCGGTTATGCGCCGACGGTGTACACGCGGAATCGGGATTTGAAAATAAGCTCGCTTTCTTATGCCTATACGGATCATCTGTTTACGCTGGGGGTGGATCTCTGCGCCGCTCAGGTCCATCCCCATCTACCAATTGTGACAAGGGAGCTGGAGCTGCCAAAGCATGCGGTTGACCATTGGGAAATTGGGCGCCAAACCTTTCTTGAAGTGCAGCCGGATTTATTTGTTTGCAAGGATAATGTGCTGGCAAAGGCGCTGAAGCATGTGAATGATGTGGCGCCAATCGTAGGCATTCCTTGGACAACGATGGATATATACAGCCATATGCATGAGCTGGCTGAGCTGACGGGCAAGCAGGAGGCTGCGCGAAAATGGCGGGATCGCCATGAACGCAAGGCGTTGCAGCTGCGAAGAAGCTTGATGCGTTCTTTGTCCATAGGCACGACAGCAACGATTTGCGTCGCGCGGCAGGAGGAGCTGCGCATTTATGGCACCCGCAATATTGGACATGTGCTTTATCGCTCGCTGCAGCTGTCACCGCCTGCCAAAATTCGTGAAAAGCTTCAGCAGCATGCGCCTGGAACAGGCTTCAACTGGGTTTCAATAACGCCCGAGGAGCTGGCCGGTTATGAAGCTGATTATTTGTTTCTCGCTTTCTCAAACGAGGCGGAGCATAAGCTTCTGGTAGCCTTGCTGAAAACGAGTCCGGTGTGGAAAAGCTTTCCGGCCGTGAAAAATAATCGTGTATATTTCCTCGATAAAACAAAATGGATCGTCTACGCCCCTTATGGCATTGATTTGCAGATGGAGGAAGTCGGGCAATTGCTGCTGTCGCCGAATAGATTATCGTTGTAA
- a CDS encoding iron ABC transporter permease, which translates to MKWNKGYTISLSLSAGCAWLVFSLFMAVSSGAKEMDLYTVWTAVFDYNASLTPHQIIHELRLPRVLGAALTGMAFAVAGAIMQGVTRNPMADTGLLGVNAGAAFVVALCFALLPSLSYSHVMLLSFIGAALSTLFIMLLGSAAPGGLTSLRLTIAGAVVAAILHSLSTGIAIYFDLSQDLAFWYAGGVAGIKWVHLKLLAPVILAGLAGAMLLGRPITFLSLGEEAATGLGIKTARIRILGLLIAVVLAGASVSAAGSIAFVGLVIPHIARRIVGVDYRFVLPFSALLGGSLLVWADFAARMVNPPREFAIGAMVAMVGVPFFLYLARKERREL; encoded by the coding sequence ATGAAATGGAACAAGGGATATACGATCAGCTTATCGCTTAGCGCAGGCTGCGCATGGCTTGTGTTCTCACTGTTTATGGCAGTATCGAGTGGCGCGAAGGAAATGGATTTGTATACGGTCTGGACGGCTGTTTTTGATTATAATGCCAGCTTGACGCCGCATCAAATTATTCATGAGCTGAGACTGCCACGTGTGCTGGGCGCCGCACTTACGGGTATGGCATTTGCTGTAGCAGGCGCTATTATGCAGGGGGTAACCCGCAATCCGATGGCGGATACGGGCTTGCTCGGCGTAAATGCCGGAGCGGCCTTCGTTGTGGCGCTTTGCTTTGCGCTGCTTCCTTCATTATCCTATTCGCATGTAATGCTGCTATCCTTCATTGGCGCCGCTTTAAGCACCTTGTTCATCATGCTGCTGGGCTCGGCGGCTCCGGGCGGGCTAACGTCGCTGCGGCTAACGATTGCAGGCGCTGTAGTTGCTGCTATTTTGCATTCGCTAAGCACAGGCATTGCGATTTATTTTGACCTCAGCCAGGATTTGGCTTTCTGGTATGCAGGCGGTGTTGCGGGAATAAAGTGGGTGCACTTGAAGCTGCTTGCCCCCGTTATACTGGCTGGTCTTGCAGGTGCGATGCTGCTCGGACGTCCCATTACGTTTCTTTCCCTTGGTGAAGAAGCGGCAACGGGACTCGGCATTAAAACAGCCCGCATCCGCATTCTCGGCCTGCTCATAGCTGTAGTGCTGGCTGGAGCTTCGGTGTCAGCCGCAGGCTCTATCGCTTTTGTCGGGCTTGTTATTCCACATATAGCCCGCAGAATCGTCGGTGTCGATTACCGGTTTGTGCTGCCGTTTTCAGCGCTGCTTGGCGGAAGTCTGCTCGTCTGGGCTGATTTTGCAGCGCGGATGGTCAATCCGCCGCGGGAATTTGCTATTGGTGCGATGGTCGCGATGGTCGGCGTTCCATTTTTCCTCTATTTAGCACGTAAAGAGAGGAGGGAGCTTTAG
- a CDS encoding MBL fold metallo-hydrolase: MLTAIIVLAILLLAVVLVLKFYPALGGVLTKEQRAAFSRLPHYQDGKFKNLSTTVMDNSAGGLLSMLRDYMKTNPNRSPQSKLPLQQLQFGRDDKGEQAQVTWFGHSAMLLELDGKHILLDPMFGQAPSPFPFFGNKRYSGKLPFEIAELPQIDAVVLSHDHYDHLDYDSILKLKSKVRRFIVPLGVGSHLERWGVDKSIITEHDWWEELEFEGIRLAAAPARHFSGRNLNNRDSTLWCSWVITGRAANIYFSGDSGYGPHFKEIGEKYGPFDLTLMECGQYDSRWAAIHMMPEETVQAHVDVKGKTLLPIHWGAFTLSFHDWNDPVERVTRAAQQLNVQIATPIIGEPVAVGASRPPSSIWWKTAQ; encoded by the coding sequence ATGCTGACTGCTATTATTGTGCTTGCTATTCTGCTGCTTGCGGTAGTGCTTGTATTAAAATTCTATCCTGCACTCGGAGGCGTGTTAACGAAGGAGCAGCGGGCGGCTTTTTCACGGTTGCCTCATTACCAGGATGGCAAGTTCAAAAATTTGAGCACAACGGTCATGGACAACAGTGCTGGGGGCTTGCTTTCCATGCTGCGAGATTATATGAAAACAAATCCGAATCGCAGTCCGCAGTCTAAGCTGCCATTGCAGCAGCTGCAATTTGGCAGGGATGATAAGGGAGAGCAAGCGCAAGTCACTTGGTTTGGACATTCGGCTATGCTGCTTGAACTGGATGGGAAGCATATTTTGCTCGATCCGATGTTTGGTCAAGCGCCATCGCCGTTTCCTTTTTTCGGAAACAAGCGTTATAGCGGTAAATTGCCGTTTGAAATTGCCGAGCTGCCGCAAATTGATGCTGTTGTTTTATCCCATGATCATTATGACCATTTGGATTATGATTCCATTCTCAAGCTTAAAAGCAAAGTTCGCCGCTTCATCGTTCCGCTCGGTGTAGGCAGCCATTTGGAGCGTTGGGGAGTAGATAAATCCATCATAACGGAGCATGACTGGTGGGAGGAGCTGGAATTTGAAGGCATTCGCTTAGCGGCTGCACCAGCCCGGCATTTTTCAGGACGAAACCTGAACAATCGGGATTCTACGTTATGGTGCTCCTGGGTGATTACAGGACGTGCAGCTAATATCTATTTTAGCGGAGATAGCGGTTATGGACCGCATTTCAAAGAAATTGGCGAGAAATATGGTCCATTTGACCTGACTCTCATGGAATGTGGACAATATGATTCGCGTTGGGCGGCGATCCATATGATGCCGGAGGAAACGGTGCAGGCCCATGTCGATGTTAAAGGGAAAACGCTGCTACCCATTCACTGGGGAGCTTTTACGCTCAGCTTTCACGATTGGAATGATCCAGTAGAGCGCGTGACGAGAGCAGCCCAGCAGTTGAATGTACAAATTGCAACGCCAATTATTGGCGAGCCGGTCGCCGTTGGAGCCAGCCGCCCTCCCTCTTCAATATGGTGGAAAACCGCGCAGTGA